The genomic DNA AAAGACTGCATGACCTCTTGATAGATGCCCAGAACGACTTGAAAAGGCACCAGGAagagcggaagcaaatggCAAAGAGCGGGACTCGTTTTCGTCCACGCCACACGACCTAGAACGAGGATTTGAAACGTAGCCTATCACATTGTCCCTAATTGTCAGTCTATGAACAAAGCAGCATTATGCATGTATCTTGTTATCGTCCCATCAGGGAATGTCTCTCTGCAGGTCACACAGTCTCTCATCCATCCGAGGCGTTCACGTTGTttaaaaagaaaagaaccTGGTAAACAAACTCAGGCAAACGATTATACTCGGATAGACATGAATACAATGTGCATAGCGTATCAATGATGAAATCTAAATGTTTTGACGATGAGTTACAGCTGCGGCTGCAGCATGACATGGACCagaaccaaaaaaaagaaaaaccAATACTAGGTATGGGAATGATgaaacaagaagaaaaatCGAAGAACTGGCAGATAATTAAATATCGTCGCCAATGGATACCTGGACTTGCTCGCCCGGCTTAAAGGGAGGAAGGCCTGTCAAAAGCAAAGCATCAGCTCccttcaacaacaaccaGTCACAGACTGAACCAAAAAAGACTTACCAAGATATGGGCAACTAGAGCACCTAAACGCATCTCCCAGGTAACAACTACCGCAACTGCTCGTCTTCTTGGCTTCCGCTCTCTTATCCGCCGGCCAGATaccttccatcccctcTGTCGCCTTCTTGAGGTTCTCCGGTATGTCATCATCGCCCTCCAAAAAGAATGCCTTTTGGGCCTCCTGGACAGCCGCCGACGTCTgggcctcctcctcctgctcaagctccttTAACCCACACGTGCAATCCTTGCACGCCCTGCGCCGCTTGACAGGTTTCCCATTCTCCGCCGGGAACACGCAGTCGGGCCGGGTACGGTCTGCAGGAGTCAAGAGCGATTTACCACCGTCAGGAATAAGAGGAGAGTCAATCGCCCAGAGAGCAGCTTTGCGAGCCTTGTCCCCATTCCGACGGAGCTGTAGAGGACGGGCGCCGCTTAGCGTGACAGGCGTTGAGCTGGAAGGCGCGGGTGAGGGCTCAGATGCGACAGCAGGAAGTGACGGTGCGCTAGGTGATGTATAGGCGAGAGtagagggagagggggtAGGCAAGACAGGAGTGAATGAGTGAGAAGCAAGGGCGGAATGTAACGCGCCAAGTTGAGACTCAGAGTCGGCCGGGATATGTATGAATATCTGCGTGGATGGCGGAATAGCAGAAAGGAGATTGGAcgggagaggaagaggcaggaCAAGATGAATGGTGAGAGGCGGAGGGGGAAGGGTGGTGGCTAGGAGCGGCAAATGAGTATCGCCTATTAGGGCAAGTAAAGAGGGATATACGTACCGTTATCCAAGATACGGTCTACCATCTCGCCCTGtaccgaggaggagggcggtgCCGCAGATTTGAGACTTGTGAGGAGCGCCTGGTACTCGGGGGCTCTTTGCATGGAGCCAAGCACGAGCTGGGTGGCGGGGCCGGAGGGCTGCGCGAAAGCAGTCGGGGGCACGGGCGCAGGCATGGTGGGCGGAAAGATAGACGGATGGTTGGGGAAGTGGAGGTCACtagaagatggaagaaggaatggaaaagaaaggaaagaacaATAGACGAGAGAAATTCTCTATGCCATATACATGGAAATGACGATTAATAATAAAATGCCTGGCTGACTCACGCAATTAGCGACCTCCGAATTGGATCCTTCCCACGACCTTCaaatcttcctccttaCGTACGCCTCCACTCTATTAATCTTACGTAATATGTTCTCCCCCTTGCAACCTTGCTTATGCAGAGCGTCGGCTAACTGTGCAGGTGCGGCAGACACCTGGAAGAGGGAATGCTCGTTGGTGGACAtgctggagagaagggatCTTGGGTGTTATGATGTGCCCTTTGACATGTACAATGTAGTATACATTGGCGGGTGCGGTTTGGGGTGGAGGGCCGGAAACGCATCGGGAGTGTTTGTAACGAGGGATTAGTACTTGGTTGTAATGACTGTATTAGGAATCTGCTATGCATTTGTAGTCTGTCAAAATAATCTTTTACCACGGTAAAAACCGCGTTTTGGAAGCTGTAAATGACGTAAGAGGCCCTATAAACTGACTGCGTTTTATGGTACCCGGGACGTACTTTTCAAGATTGACAGGAGGGGCGACCTGGCTAATAAAATAACCACTTGTAACTGATAATCTGCTCATCCTTtttgagaagaaaagaagtaCGCAAATcgtgggaaagggagaggcGAAATCATGCAGCCGCCCGCCTGAACTGTACTAAATATCATCGAAGAGCGTACAAATATCATGCCGATATCAAAAGCACGGGATTGGTCGCGTTGAAGAGCGTCGCACATTTGGGAGCatttttgtttttctcGGTCACTTTCTTGTGCTCCTCGGTCCCTTTTGCCTGCCATTCGCGGACCATTCGCGTCCAGAACCCGCCGGAATACAAAAAACCCATGCATGTTTACACCTGCAATTTAACGCGAGAAATTCCTTTTCCCGAATACGCGTAAAGTCCCGTCATTTTTTCATTGTCCGATCGGACGCAGTTCCTCTTGTACTGCTGTACTACTCTCAGTTACTATTACGACGACGCTCCATCAGTAGGGTAAAACTAGCTTCCAAGGTGAAAGGAAATCAACCAACCGGGATCCAGAACGGGGGATCTCGGTATCTCGCGTTTTCGGAAAATTGTGGGGTGAGGGGATGGGACGCGCCAAATACAATGGGTCGTAAGTGGGAAAAAGGCACAAGTGAGCTCCAAGGTGAGCTCACTCCGACCGGACTCTACTAGTAGTCACGCCATACTGCGACATGTAGTGTATAAAAGAGTACATGAACCTGGCGATCCCCAGGAGTCTACTCTTTCCACCCACCAACCGTACATTCCCCTCGCTGATATCCCACTTCAACACCTGGCAGAGCACAAACAACATTATCACTTGCTGCTCCAATCATTATACCGTATCAGATAAACaacctccacttcttccctcgcACTTCCAGTGTCCCTGCCAATTTACCTTGCGTGCTACTTGTCAAGCATGACTTCAATCGCCCAGCCCATCAACTTCCCTTCCCGTCCCTCTTACTCCACTACTGCTTCTCCATCAAACTCGCCTTCTCGCTCCAACTCGTACGACCTGTCTTCCAGTCCTAAAATGGGTAGCAGCCCAGGTCAGCACCCTTGCCCCCACTTGAGCGAATTTGTACAAAGCTTGTACAAAGCCTGGGGCTCAAAGTCAGACATTCAGGAGAGACGACGATGGTGAAAGATGCACATCCGTTGTGAAACACATCTTGTCCTGATACAGCAATGATGTAAGCTTGGAGGTAGCCATTTGAAGGGGACAAATAAAGGGGGCAAAGATCAAAGGTGAGCCGCTCGAATAGCAGACGGGTTCAATAGCTGATTCAGGCTTTTCCTGTCGTTCACAGAACCCCAACAAATCAAATATAGAGTTGTATCCACATTTTGAAAAACTTAACACTTGTCACACATAAATAATCAAACACCACATAGCATGTCAAATACGTATCTTTTTTATGATTGCCTTTCGGACGATTTTCTCTAGTCTGTCGTCATCTTGTAGCTTGTACTTGTGCCCATGtactttttttctcttcgaAACTTCATCTGTGACTTTGTCATTATACATGCCATATGGTGTCATTACACCTTTTGTAATCCCGAGGACCCCACCGCCATATCTGAAGAAGGCAATGTAAAGTGTACAAATGAAGAACGACGACAAGACAGAAGAGGTGACATGGGGTCGATTTTCATCGGTACACAGGTTTCATCATTCACATGCCACCGACTTGCGAATGTGTATAGTTGACGGCAATACTAGTGATCTACCCGTGCAGTACCGCTTGGAACATCCCAGTCGATGTTGCACTAGTAGGTGACTATCACGAGAAAATGGTTATTACGGACCGGCCTTTGGTGGTACGATGGAAGTAGCCTGTAGGGAGCTCACGCAGCGAAAAATCTACTACTCTGGATCCCGGACCAAGTCTGTCCATCAAATGACGTTCACGCCCCAAGAGGTCTCAACCCTCGGATTGTGCTGCATCGGATAAGGAGGATCAATCAAGGTCGAGTCCTCAAATAAATACACATCGGATCAACTTTTGATCGCTGATCGAAAAGTTACCTTTTCTACCTTTCCTCATGTCCGAGGTCCTGGTTATAAAGAATCATCACGCAGATCAACCTGCACACACAACGAAACAGGGTTGCCTGGATTGATATCTTCTTTTACCTTTTCTATCCACCAACAAGGTCTAGAACTATGGGTTATGTATGTATGAAAATGACTGGTGGTGAAGCGAAGTCATGATCAGGAGGGTTTGAGTGAGGAGCTTGACTTTCAATTATCACGCTTCGGGATCTACTCCTACTAGTGGCCTCAGTTTAGTATTTATTATACAGTGCTTGCACAGTAATAGACAATAGCCTTCTGGCCGCGCTGTGTCTCTGCCTGGCGTGCTGTAGCCTCCTGCCCGGGAGACTAGATCGACTACGTACGTAGACAGCTAATTGCAGTCTAGTTGGACTTGGTATCGCATAATCTTTGATAGTAGTAGCAGTTAGTTGAAGACTGGACTACTATCAAGTTCGCATATCGCTCGCCTGCAAACTGCAGCTTTGATCTACATCTTCAAATGCCAAAAATTGTGCACGGACATTATTGCCGATTTCAGCACCATCCGGCACCcccccatcatcatcacgGACCAATGAATGCTTGTTTGTCGCGCGGCACCGTGCGTGTATCGTCGTGTTTCAAGTACTCTTCCGCCGGTGCATATCTGGCCGCCTCCTAATACATGGGTTACAGACTATAGTAAACACCACTGCACAATATTTGCTTGCAGTCCTGTACAGACTTcactgaaggagaaaatCATTAATAGCAATCAAGTAGGGCTCCGGTTACAGGTGCAAGTCTGACCGCGCAGCATAATAGCAGTGTTGCATGACATAGGGCCGTGCGGCATGACCTACAAAATCAAGATTCGGTGATGAGTGGTGCATGAATTTGATGGATAGCCTGGGGCGGCCTGCAGAATCACAGCTCACGGACCACAGGTCACAAACATCAGACCGACACATCTCTGATCTGTGTGTTGCTCTGGCCGCTGCTGGGCACTGGAACCTTTCAGTGCCGACGGGGGCGCCAGTCTGGTGTGGAATTCCAAAATGTCGATGTTCTGCACCAAGATCAGCCACTAGATGCAGAGCCATCCCCACCATCAGCTAGCAGCAGGGCGAGGACGCTACACCACCGAATCATCCCCCCACACCTTCTTACTAGCGTTTCAAAGAGGCTGCGccactcttttcttttctcttttgctttttccCCTCACCTACTTACTCTCTTGCTCTCAGCCCTCGCTAAACCTCATCATAAACAACTTATAGCGCCTCTGACCCTCATCCAAAGGCTCAACAAAGGTCCTCATCAGTTCCCCCTTTGAAAGGACCTTCATTTGACCCAGAAATCACAGTCACTGAACGTCCTTTTGCTTCATTCTTTTTCACCTGGTGAGTACGCTTCTCGCACGCACTCTCCACTTTAACGTTGGGGCAGCATAAAGGGCTATAGTCTTGCTGCATTGCTGTCAGTGTATTGATTACGCGATGTGCACCCGACGATATCGCTGACAATTCCCACTCACTACTCATATCCTACGCACACTGCCTTCAATCGGTATTCGCCGGCACACACACAATCCTCTTACACACTTTCTCTTTGTCGGTTGTGTCTTTCGTGTTCTATAAACCTCCTGTCGACTATGTTAGCCAGCTTACCTTGTCCCGATTCGCCAG from Cryptococcus neoformans var. neoformans JEC21 chromosome 3 sequence includes the following:
- a CDS encoding cytoplasm protein, putative, whose translation is MPAPVPPTAFAQPSGPATQLVLGSMQRAPEYQALLTSLKSAAPPSSSVQGEMVDRILDNATTLPPPPLTIHLVLPLPLPSNLLSAIPPSTQIFIHIPADSESQLGALHSALASHSFTPVLPTPSPSTLAYTSPSAPSLPAVASEPSPAPSSSTPVTLSGARPLQLRRNGDKARKAALWAIDSPLIPDGGKSLLTPADRTRPDCVFPAENGKPVKRRRACKDCTCGLKELEQEEEAQTSAAVQEAQKAFFLEGDDDIPENLKKATEGMEGIWPADKRAEAKKTSSCGSCYLGDAFRCSSCPYLGLPPFKPGEQVQVSIGDDI
- a CDS encoding expressed protein, which translates into the protein MTSIAQPINFPSRPSYSTTASPSNSPSRSNSYDLSSSPKMGSSPGQHPCPHLSEFVQSLYKAWGSKSDIQERRRW